From a region of the Tenggerimyces flavus genome:
- a CDS encoding YciI family protein — protein sequence MKQYLLSINMSYEGAPSEAELAPVMAELAQLNAEMQAAGAWVFAGGLHPPTTATVLRAQDGVVVTTDGPFAEGKEVLGGFTVIRASDLDEALGWGRKLAAILTPLAIEVRPFDGEAEA from the coding sequence ATGAAGCAGTACCTACTGAGCATCAACATGTCGTATGAGGGCGCGCCGTCCGAGGCCGAGCTCGCGCCGGTGATGGCCGAGCTCGCTCAGCTGAACGCGGAGATGCAGGCTGCCGGTGCCTGGGTGTTCGCGGGTGGGCTGCACCCGCCGACCACGGCGACGGTTCTGCGGGCGCAGGACGGTGTGGTGGTGACGACCGATGGGCCGTTCGCCGAGGGCAAGGAGGTGCTCGGCGGCTTCACGGTCATCCGGGCGTCGGACCTCGACGAGGCCTTGGGGTGGGGACGGAAGCTGGCCGCGATCCTGACTCCGTTGGCGATCGAGGTCCGTCCGTTCGACGGCGAAGCCGAGGCATGA
- a CDS encoding CPBP family intramembrane glutamic endopeptidase codes for MRASLTATLSRPWLSSRRQRSIALLTVVVLLLAGVHLILRFGPAVAGLVAAPLVAMLLVFLARRAGLTWDELGLARRSLRRGAVYTLLLVGVVAVGYAVTLFVPFGKALLTAVSVQLESSGSAWLAMLVLVPLGTVLIEEIAFRGVLLGLLQRHRGAVVSSLLSSVLFAAWHVLPSLRQESTTVEWTILPPLAFVGLAVAFTCLAGLVLCEIRRRSGSLLASAGLHWAVNGLGILLLTQLS; via the coding sequence GTGAGAGCGTCCCTAACGGCCACTTTGTCCCGCCCGTGGCTGTCGTCGCGCCGGCAGCGGTCGATCGCGCTGCTGACCGTCGTCGTCCTGCTCCTCGCTGGTGTGCACCTGATCCTGCGCTTCGGTCCGGCGGTCGCCGGGCTGGTGGCGGCGCCTCTGGTAGCCATGTTGCTGGTGTTTCTGGCGAGGCGTGCGGGGCTGACGTGGGACGAGCTGGGATTGGCGCGCCGGTCGCTGCGCCGCGGAGCGGTCTACACGTTGCTGCTCGTCGGGGTGGTGGCCGTGGGTTACGCGGTGACTCTCTTCGTGCCGTTCGGCAAGGCGTTGTTGACAGCGGTGTCGGTCCAGCTCGAGTCGTCGGGCTCGGCGTGGTTGGCGATGCTCGTTCTCGTACCGCTCGGAACGGTGTTGATCGAGGAGATAGCGTTCCGCGGCGTTCTGCTCGGGTTGCTGCAACGGCATCGCGGCGCGGTGGTGAGCAGCCTGCTGTCGTCGGTGTTGTTCGCCGCGTGGCATGTGCTGCCGAGCCTGCGCCAGGAGTCGACGACGGTGGAGTGGACGATCCTCCCGCCGCTCGCGTTCGTCGGGCTCGCGGTCGCGTTCACGTGCCTCGCCGGCCTGGTGCTGTGCGAGATTCGGCGCCGCAGCGGCAGCCTGCTCGCCAGCGCTGGCCTGCACTGGGCCGTGAACGGGCTCGGCATCCTGTTGCTGACCCAACTTTCCTGA